The DNA window TGCAGTCGTTCGTCTTCCCTGTGCATACTGTGTCCGTTTGCTTCTTTCCGCATCACGTGTATAAGCACCACAAGATTAATTGTCTCATCCTTAATCTATCCTTCCGGCACATCCACTTGATCCGTTATAACGGAATGTGTATATACACAACTAAGTGAATTAATCGTCATGTATAGTGTACCACAACATAGATGAACCGGTAGAGGTGTGTGTCCACCGACCATAACTTAGAGTACACCATAAATTGCTACTACTtctcataaataatatttccttCGTCCAAATATGTATAAGGGattataccttttttttcaaatgattAACAAGTAGTAGAGGATAAATCATAATACAAAAGTTGATGATTTGAGAAATAAacaagcataagcataacTGATGATGGTTAGGGAATAAACTAGTATTACAAAAGTTGTTAGGTGGAGAATAACATAGTACTAcctttatcccaaaatatgATCATTTTTacttgtcccaaaataaaggCATGTATACCACTGATGCCGAAGCCGTCTATATGCGTACAAGATGGCAATTGTTTCATAGGTGTACCCAAATTAATGTGGAGAgagtagggatggcaacggggaaTTCCCCGTCGGGGGTTACACAACCAGACCCGTCCCCGCGGAGGAGAATtttccccgtccccgtccccgtgaAATGCAACGGGGCAACATCTTTCCCCATCACCATACCCGTGCGGGGAATTTTTTCCCGTGGAGCCTCCATCCCCGTGAACAAGACAACAACCTATCAACAGGATAGCAATTTCAGCTATAGAAGTTCACCCCATCAACAAGACAGCaacaaaagaattaattatacatgaaCGTAATTCCCAGTTTGCATGATCACTCATTAACTTATCAAAAAGACAGCAACACAATCAGACATGatcaaagagagagaaaaacctttttttgcctaatttttttcagcttGTGTGTCAAGATGGGGTGGATGGATGGTTTTGATGCGCGCGGCGATTGCTCAGCATGGCTCCTGTATAGGGCAGGGGCTTACCctagcgccggcggcggcgaccatcCTGGGTGCCTTCTTGGCGTACTGCGCGCGCCTCCACTTGTCGATGCCCCACGCCACGACCTCGCCCTTCTTCCTGCCGCCAATACCCAGGTATACcttgctctcctcctccccttctctcagAAAAGCAGCGACGAAGAGGTCGTCGTCATCAGGGGGGAGGAGCCCCtcgtggccggcggcgtcggtgtcCAGGCCTccagggggcggcggcggctactaAGTGGAActggagagagggagagtcAGAGACTGGATGAGCTAgggttttatttttgcttatatacTTAGCCTGAATTTTATGGGCCATATGGGCCAGGCCATGTGCGCATACATATTTCCCGGTCTCCACGGGTAGCGGGTTCGGGGGACGGTTAACCATACCCGAACCCGTCAGACCCGACGGGGACTCTTTTGCCTCCATTTAATCCTCCATGGAGACAAAATTTATACCATCCCCGTCCCCTAATAGGAGTATTCCCCGTGGGGAGATGGGTAACGGGGCCCATTGCCATTCCTAGGAGAGAGGGTTACTGTTGCCTCATGACATGCTGGCTATGGCTTGTGCTCCCAGAATAGATGACAACTGAAAACCAATCTCATAATTGCATGTCTTGTTACGAGTAGGCGAAGGCATGCCCCAATCACATGCGGCCTTATGGCAGTGACGGTAAAATTCGATAAGTGTATTAAAAAGTTCATAAGcggtcaaatatataaataatcatagtattcatctattttatggTATGTGTATAATGTGGCAAGTACATGGAGACATCAACCGTCTAAACTATTGTACATGtcttaagtttattttaatcaATCCTTACAAAGTAAGAAATAAATGTATTGGATAGATAAAGTGAAGGATAATTGCATTGAGATTTAATAATGTAGAGATCATTCTagtccttttgtttttattaacatGTGTGGAATGAGTGAAAAATGAGTCATTTTGGGACAAATGGAGCACATGAGTCTATTGATAGGGAATAAAGAAAACGCAAAATCTTTTATACTTTTGAACAAACCAAAAGAGTAAAATTCATTACGTATTTAGACCAGGGGCGGAGCTACAGTACTATGGACGGGAGCACCTGACCCTGATGATCTCCGATAAAATTCATTGTTATATTGTTTAGACAGTTAAGATCatactaaaaaattaagtaagatTAGTGTATTCTGACCCACTGACTCCAATGAATTACTTTTCTAGCTCCGTCCCTGATTTAGATAGATGGAGCAGTAGAAGTACAAGTAGAAGTAGAAGTAGCAATAACAAGTTAGCAACActtttcaatcttaaaaaaCCAGCACTAACTCAAAACACACAAAGAACAACCAACTCAATTAAATAGTACTCCTACCTTCATTTTAATGGTACGAGTAGCGGTACTTGATTTTGTACTCCTACCTAGCCTCCCCCACCATGCCCGAATTTATTGGCACTCAACGAACTACACCGTGACATCCCAAAACCGCACCACTTatgtcttgtttagttttcaaaatatttttttaaaaacattacatcgaatctttggacatctaaataaagcattaaaaatagatgaaccaaaaaactaattgcacagttatgaaagaaatcttgagacgaatcttttgagcctaattagcccatgattagccataaatgctatagtaaccaacatgtgctaatgatggattaattaggctcaaaagattcgtctcgcggtttctaggctagccgtgaaattttttttatttatatcaaaaacccctttcaacgtccaatcaaatatttaactcgacacttctcctaaaaattttctaaatctaAACACCGCCTTAGCTGCATCCGTCGTGGCACCACGCATCGCTTTCCAACCAAAATCGCCGAACTGAACAAAAAGCAAACATTACTACTACTAAGCTCATCTCCCTCTCAAATCCTCCTCATCTTCGTCTTCACCGACTCCTCCGCTTCGCCTCCATGTCGGCCGCGCGCAAGCCCCCGTCTCGCCTCAGCGACTAGCCCGGCCTCGTTCGTAAGCtagcgggagagggagagtggGAGCAGATCTTTCGGTGGAGTGAGATGGTGGtggggtcggcggcggcgaagcggctGGCGGGGCGGGTAATGAAGAGGCCGCTGGAGAAGGCACGGATGGTGGGGCTGGCGGCtgtggtggccgccgccgccgcgctggcgCTGCTCCTCTGCGCCGCGTCGCTCCGCTGCTCGGCGGCCGTCGGCCTCGCGCTGTCGGCGCCCAACAAGCTCTGGAGCGGCGGGGTCTCCAtcgcggccgaggcggcggcggcggcggaggcgcgtaGGAAGACGCGCgccgaggaggtggaggaggagtgCGACCTGTTCGACGGGGAATGGGTGTGGGACGACAGCTACCCGCTCTACGACTCCAGGGACTGCCCCTTCCTGGACGTCGGCTTCCGGTGCTCGGAGAACGGCCGCCCGGACGCATCCTACTCCAAGTGGCGGTGGAGGCCATCGCGTTGCGATCTCCCTAGGTTCGTTCGATTAACTTCTTGCTTGTGTTCCTTCGATTTGGTGGGGTTTTGAGGGTTTAGACAATAATCTGTTTGCGACATTGTGTGAGAGAGATTCAGTCATCTTAAGCAAAATCTATTGGTTCCATCCAGACATGCATTCAGGATGGTGCGTTGCTGGTGGATTGAGTATAAATTCCGGATGCGCATTTCCATCCTCCAGCAGGAGAGATGTGAATCGTTGGCGAGTTGGAGTGATATACCACCTAATTTGTTGGATTTGGAGAAGTAAAGAACTCAAGACGGATAAACTTGGTCCATTTTAGCAGTCATACATGTTGCGTTGTTGGAAGAATGATTGTTAATTTGCAGCTGTAGTTCTGACTTCTGGGCCCTCTAGCGGTGTACCTGGTGAGATTGGATCGGTGGGTGTGCATATTATAATCTGAACCCTGGTTAGCATTAGACTATTTGCACAGCAAATGAGGTTGACGACCACCGCACTTTGGAACTGTGTACCGTGATGGGAAATTCGAAGCCTTATGCTCCCCACTGGGTTAGAAAACAAATGTTATGCGCATGGTTAGGCCTCCGAAAGATAAATTAGTTAAAGCTGCATTGTTTAATTAGTCAATTTGTAGCTATGAAGCTAGCATGCGGTTGCCATCTTTCACCTTTGATTTGCCTTGATGGAAAGGTGACATTGTCCTGTTTGTTGTCATAGTCCCGTGTTTTGTATGTTCTGTTAAGCTGTCTTTTCTTAGAGAACAGTTGTTTCTTCTGATTTAGAAAAGTATGGCAATTCTGCCTTTTGCAGAAGGAAATTAAATCTTTGTTCTTGTCATCATGACCATCAATAGCTTTTACACGTTGGAAAAAAGTGTTATCTGTTAGAGAATGTATAGCTGATTGTGGTGCATGCCTTGTATACTCCTCAGATTGAGGATCTTGTAACTTAACCGGCATTTCCCGGCTATATATGCAGTGGTCTGGTCACCCCCGCACAATGAGTGTGAGGTGTTTCCctgttttctctctttctacATGGTATTGGACGTCTGGGTCTGGCTTCTGCAGCCCTGACCCTAGTGCCACcgctgtcttttttttttagattgttgTTCATAACCACAAACTGTAAATCTGTAACACATTAGGGGCGTGTTACATACTGTGGTAAACAgacaactattttttatgagaAACAACTGTGGACCGTCTGATTTTATCCAatattttacctttttctCAATGAAAAAAAGTCCATAAGGAATAAAAAAGGATGTTTGCTACCTTGTAATGTCATTCATTTTTTAGCATGTAAATGATACCTCACTGATGCTTGTAGATCAAGAGGTGTCATTATGAATTATCCACATATCCATTTTAGCATCGCTAATACAATATTCTGATTTCACCAtaatttctttgattttttagatttgatgCCAGAAATATGCTGGAGAAGTTGAGAGACAAAAGAGTAGTATTTGTTGGTGATTCTATTGGACGGAACCAGTGGGAATCTCTTCTTTGTATGCTCTCGGTTGCTGTTCCTGACAAGAGCTCCATCTTTGAAGTTAATGGGAGTCCCATCACTAAACACATGGGTTTCTTAATTTTCAAGTTTAGAGACTACAATTGCACAGTTGAGTATTACAGGTCTCCTTTTATAGTCCTTCAAGGTCGTGCACCACCTGGAGCTCCTGGGGTTGTTAAATATACAATTAGGGTAGATGCCATGGATTGGATGTCTGACCGGGGTCAGTGGAGGGATGCTGATGTATTGATCTTTAACACTGGACACTGGTGGAACTACGAGAAAACAATCAGAAGGTAATCATAAATGTCTAAACTATACTCAGTAATGTTCTCTATTTCGTATATTATGACTGATAGATAGCGCTTAGCAGTTTGTTCcgtttttgtgaaaaattttataagttacCATAATCACATATATGTAATATACATGAAGCTAGTCTTACACTTTACTGTTATGTCCTGTATCAGTGGTGCCTATTTTCAGGAAGGGGATGCAGTTAAAATGGACATGGCTATTGAAGATGCCTACAAAAGATCCATACAGACGTTGTTTGGTTGGCTTCAGAATGAAGTTAACTCAAGCAAAACCCGTATCATATTCCGTACATATGCTCCTGTGCATTTCAGGTCTGTAGAACACAAACTGAAGAGTGATTAATGATTATTTCAACTATTTTCTTGCTCAAGTGTTATTTGACAATCTTGGGATATTGTTCTAAGACATGTGATTGGACACTTTTAACCAACATTGTGGATTTGTACTCaaatttcaccaaataatttttctttgtGCAACCCACCTTGCAGTGTCTGCTTGCACAATGATAACAACATATGTGCATAGTTCTAGTTAAAATTATCGAATGTCCAGACCATATGTAGCAAGACAATCAACAAGAAACCACTGTTGTGTCAATGGCATAGATGCTGTAAAGGCAGAACCATTGTGCATTCTCTTGGCCATTTGCTTTAAGGAATGGCTTTCAGAGACCTCTTAAATTATCTGTCGGTGCTTTAGTGCCgctgatatttatttttggatgcacTAATAGCATGCGCTTAAAATGATCTATCCAACTCTTTCTTTAACTTGAGCAATCCTTTTCTTTGTGTAGAGGCGGTGACTGGAAGACTGGAGGAAATTGTCACCTGGAAACTCGTCCAGATGTGACACCAATTAAATCGTTGGACCAATGGACTGACTTTCTTAACCCCGTAAATGATGTACTAGGAAACAGCAGGAGACCCAGATTGCTCGGGCTGGATATATTGAATGTGACTCAGATGACCGCACAGCGGAAAGATGGCCACGTCGCAGTATACCTGAGTCCTTCTGGCCCTGTCCCTCTCTACAGGCAAGACTGCAGCCACTGGTGCTTGCCTGGAGTCCCTGATACCTGGAATGAGCTTATTTACAGCCTCTTGTTGAGGAAACGAACGATGATTGATCAAAATGTTCCTCTTGTTGGCACCAAAGCTCTGAAAGCTGGCTGACAAAAGCAAGGGGAATAGCACCAACTTAACAGTTTGAAGAGGGAAGTAAACCCAGCAACTCATCATGACAGAGCAAAGTTTCAGTGATGTTCTTGTGCGATGCtggcgtgctgctgctggttcATCCAGTTCCCAACTAGGTAGTAATAGGTATCCTAGTGAGTGAACACAATTTTGGAACATTTTAGAGTTGGTCGGCAGGAAGCTGCACCACTCTGGTGTGATTTGTAATGGCGAAGGGCAGTAGCTTAATTAGCACGTATTGCAAAGGTTATATGTTATCTTGGTATTCCTTACAGAGAGGTAACGAGTGTTAGCTGAGGTGAACATAGCTTAGCTAGGAGCTACCTTGATGAaagatgtaaatatatattctatttcTATCAGATTCGAAATGAGTTCCTTTTATAATATAGCACTCAATTCGCACTGTTTCAATTGACCGTTTCAGAATGTGGATTGTTTCAGAATTTCAGCTGCTGCATATAAATGTATTTGGCTTTGGTTTTGTGATCTGATATGTTACAGATGCATGTCTGCCTCCAAGCCTATGCAGTATGCACTGCACGCTGCTGGAGTCCTGGCTGCGGGTGGCCTCGATACACTGCAGCCGGTCCATATTAGAAGGTTTTTGCTTTTAAACTTTATTAGAAAGAAGTGCAGTACCCTCCTGTCCCATCCCATAATACAACGACTTTGCGTTGAAACTTTATTATTCcgacgtttgactttttttacttataatgtttaatatttgatcatttgtcttattcagaaaattataaaaataataattattttgcttgtgacttaatttattatcaaaagaacttttaagtatgatttgttatgttttatatttgtactaatttttttaataagacgaatgatcaaatattattatcaaaaaagttaaacatgaCACGGAGGaagtaaaacaatataaaatcatTATGAATATTCCTTCATTTTATACTATGAGTCGTTTTGGCTTTGTGATAAGTTAAAcatctttttaagttttataaagtttatataaaatgtATTAACACATATGCCATCAAATttgtttatctaaatttatcactaaatatatttttatagtatatttttcttgtattgaaaatatcactatatttttaaataaaaatttagtcaaacCCGAAGCAATTCACTCCCTTGCTCCCAAATGGACTCCATCTTGCACATTCAGTTTTTcctaaaactttatttttaaccaatcATTACATTGACGTTTGTAAAGTAggaagatataaatatattgaaatcCGTTAAAGTGgagaacaaatatattaaagtttgttAAAGTTAGAGTCAttctagtatttttattttttattggtacATGTGGGATATAtagaagtaattttttttggatagatATAGTAACTTAATGtaacaaattcaaaataacttataatatgcTTATTGAGCTTAACTTCACTAATTAGGTTCCTTGTGGTGGAATTAGCACAAGGACCAAATctaaaaatgcatatatacacacatcaTAGATGACAATTACATGGTCGTTCACTACTGcgaaaaacaagaaagaaatgtGCTTATACATGCATGGTTGCTTGACCAGGatgatgaaagaaaaataaacatacgGTATATACACTAGTTTGCTGGCCATGGATAAATAAAGCTACTGAATCTGATCAACCTGCCTCAAGCCCTTCAGCTGTATCTTCTGATTTCCCGTCATCATATACTTCTGCAGTGAGAAttcagaaataatttaaaaacaagcTGAAAACGAAATATGCATACATGACAATAATTAGTgagaggaagaaagagagaggcaGAGGTAGGAGTGTAAGTGGGCCGATCCGCGAACCCGTTTAGGAACAACCCGTTTAATTGGTCTATAAGCAGGTTGACGGGTCTGCCCACTTACATGTAGAGCTCCCTTCAATCCAATCAATAGAGAAAGACGATGACGGGCTCATCTCCCAGGTCATGCAAACCCATGCAAGTGCAAGCCTATGACATTGCCATGCACTCCCGAGGTATCCATGAACCGGGAGCTGCATCCTACCACTTCCTCTCCTGAATTGGATCGACAGGGAGCTCGTCTTCCTCTTATCCCCTTCACAACATAGCACTATAGCCATCTTCTACTTGtttcaagcaaaaaaaaaaagagagagagagagacaaagtatataaaaaagaggtGACGAAGCTGGCTAAATGATCTTCTACTTCGGTTCTTGAGTACAATGTTTGCTCAGGGGTTGGTGGGTTTATATAGAACTCAGGGGCAAATCCTGGCCGTCGGATCAGACGAAAGGCCCTCACATATATGAACAGAAAAACTTGCCATTTTTTCTTGGCCTTGCCTTTTTTTGCCCCTTTGGCATTCTGATGTTTAATCGGTATGCATCAAGCATGCATGGCAAGTGAAGGCTAGCGTTGTTGCttagttaaaatatttttgggatTTGGGAACCCTTTTAGTAAATTATGGTGATATAGCTTGCCATGAGTATATTAGTAAATCTGTGTAATTATGGTGATATAATAACTTGGCATGAGCAGGAAAAATCGTAGATGATTCTGTAACCTCTAGTATTATCGTTGAAATCTTGCCATGcaaatttatttcctttttagaGATGATTCTCACAATATTTATTAACACCGCTGTGAAGCTTCCATGTTAATTCAGTTATTTCCGTTGTACTAGTTGTGCTTGATTAGTTTTTTGTATACTGAATTGAATGTTGGCgaggcatgcatatatgcaaatgGAAACAAATTCCCACCAAATGGTGAGACATTATTTCCAGACAATATGAGTGCATATACTTGGTAGGTACATACAGTATAATTTCGTCTCTTTGATGGATGGGGATTTCTTTCTTCCCGTTGATAATTCTGTGACTGATTTATTTTGGTGCTTTTCATCATCTCAATTGATTGATAATACTGATTTCTTAACTTCTGGAGTGACTGTATAAGCTCAAATTAGAAATAGATAGAAGTTAAGGGTTAAGAAGACATTTCGCCAATTGTAGGATCTGACAGCTTGGAATGTCTTGAGTGAAAATTGGACGGCCAGTGGCGtggaaattttgcaaaaaaagttGAGTACTTTCACTACTTCAGATTAGGGCCTTAGAACATACATTTCTAATTTTGCATGTACTATCAGTAGTACCTCTgtgttactacctccgtttcataatgtaagatgtttgatttttttgattaCATTGTTTGACcacttgttttattcaaaaatttagtacaaatataaaaaatgacaagacgtgtttaaagttcttttaataataaagtaagtcacaagcaaaataaataatattttcataattttttgaataagataagtCGTTAAAtattgaaaggaaaaaagtcaaacatgttacattatgaaacagatggagtactttttttacaactctttttaacaaaaatttcCTTGTTTCCGGAGCTTACAGTGAAAACTgtttcttatt is part of the Oryza brachyantha chromosome 11, ObraRS2, whole genome shotgun sequence genome and encodes:
- the LOC102705021 gene encoding protein trichome birefringence-like 10, whose product is MVVGSAAAKRLAGRVMKRPLEKARMVGLAAVVAAAAALALLLCAASLRCSAAVGLALSAPNKLWSGGVSIAAEAAAAAEARRKTRAEEVEEECDLFDGEWVWDDSYPLYDSRDCPFLDVGFRCSENGRPDASYSKWRWRPSRCDLPRFDARNMLEKLRDKRVVFVGDSIGRNQWESLLCMLSVAVPDKSSIFEVNGSPITKHMGFLIFKFRDYNCTVEYYRSPFIVLQGRAPPGAPGVVKYTIRVDAMDWMSDRGQWRDADVLIFNTGHWWNYEKTIRSGAYFQEGDAVKMDMAIEDAYKRSIQTLFGWLQNEVNSSKTRIIFRTYAPVHFRGGDWKTGGNCHLETRPDVTPIKSLDQWTDFLNPVNDVLGNSRRPRLLGLDILNVTQMTAQRKDGHVAVYLSPSGPVPLYRQDCSHWCLPGVPDTWNELIYSLLLRKRTMIDQNVPLVGTKALKAG